From one Lotus japonicus ecotype B-129 chromosome 3, LjGifu_v1.2 genomic stretch:
- the LOC130744835 gene encoding auxin-responsive protein SAUR71-like, giving the protein MGAKGSKLSKWVGVGSAHKRIEGSLLLAPKGYVPICVGTNEDTCTRFIVNIRALRHAFFCELLGKTAEEYGFMNEGVLRIPFEAQAFEEWSITNSNKKLKIKIRRVTN; this is encoded by the coding sequence ATGGGAGCTAAAGGAAGCAAATTAAGTAAATGGGTTGGTGTTGGGAGTGCTCACAAGCGCATAGAAGGGTCTCTATTATTGGCACCTAAAGGTTATGTTCCAATTTGTGTTGGCACAAATGAGGACACTTGCACGCGATTTATTGTTAATATCAGAGCCCTTCGTCATGCATTTTTCTGTGAGCTGCTAGGAAAGACTGCAGAAGAATATGGGTTCATGAATGAAGGGGTTTTGAGGATCCCGTTTGAAGCACAAGCTTTTGAAGAGTGGTCCATCACCAACTCCAACAAAAAGCTTAAAATTAAGATTAGGAGGGTCACAAATTAG
- the LOC130744834 gene encoding auxin-responsive protein SAUR71-like, whose product MGGRGSKLISNWVAAGGSAYNYKRIEGPLSAPKGYVPICVGTNDDTCRRFIVHIRALRGAFFCELLGKSAEEYGYMNEGVLRIPFEAQAFEECFIRKTNRKPKIKFLRVKPT is encoded by the coding sequence ATGGGAGGTAGAGGAAGCAAGTTAATTAGTAATTGGGTTGCTGCAGGTGGCAGTGCTTACAACTACAAGCGCATAGAAGGCCCTCTATCGGCACCAAAAGGTTATGTTCCAATCTGTGTTGGCACAAATGATGACACTTGTAGGCGTTTTATTGTTCACATCAGAGCACTTCGTGGTGCATTTTTCTGTGAGCTTCTAGGTAAGTCTGCAGAAGAATATGGGTACATGAATGAAGGGGTTTTGAGGATCCCATTTGAAGCACAAGCTTTTGAAGAGTGTTTCATTAGAAAGACCAACCGAAAGCCCAAAATTAAGTTCTTGAGGGTAAAACCAACTTGA